The Besnoitia besnoiti strain Bb-Ger1 chromosome Unknown contig00018, whole genome shotgun sequence genome includes the window aagcGGAGGTTAGGGCGGACTTCGCCGAGGGACCTCAGGCGGGCGGCATGTTGCCTTGCGGCGTATTAACTCggctcgctttctctcgcggcgtgtgcgtgtgcgccaGGAGGATGTCGATGAAGACGCGCTGCTCTGGGGCGAAGAGAACCTGGAGAGCGCGCAGCTCTATGCgatccgcgagcgcctggcgGTGATGCGGGAGCAGCTCCacgaggggggagaggatgacgacgaagaggacgaagaggcgagcgacgtgTTTCCTGCGCTCAGCTCTGAGAAGGTGGAAGCCGTCCGGCCTGTGActggcgcgcagcagagagaactCGAGAAGAAATTCGACAGAGTGTTTGAGGAATATAACGACGAGTTCATCGGCGAGGTAAACTCTCTGCGCCCTGCAGAAGGAAGGAGGCAAAACTTTGGAATCATACGAAGACTTTTGAGGCATAGGCTGAGGCCGGTCGGCGCGAGTGAATGCGCCAGCAGAGAAATATCGAAAAGACGCTCCGGAGAGTTTCACATTCACCCTCGAAAGTGCAAGAGGAATGATAACGCCGAAAGCGCCGGTCTCGCGAAACGGAGAAAAGCGCCCTGCGTGAAGCGGCTGCCGATTCACATATGGGGTTTATGGTTCGACTTCTGTAgatttatgtatgtatatataaatatatatgtcgaaTGGTGTATGTATTCCCAAAGCTGTTTGCTGCTTCTGTCTACATACGTATCGATACCTACCAATAGCCGTCTACGTCTTTATCCTCGGGCGCAACCCAGGGAAGGAGCAGAGACTTCCCTGTGCACGTGTGCCTATTTATgtgcatgtgtatatatacatatatatacatatatgcatatgtatgtatatgtatatatccatacgtacatatatatatatatatgctgtGATGCTTATTCCGTGCGAGTCCCGCCCgcacgaagacgccgcaagAAACGGACGCTgatgctgcaggcgccctcTGGTTTCGCGCCGAGCGTCGCGTGGCTAATCGCCTTCGCTTTGGGGGGgcgtgtctgctgcgcccgtTTTCTGGGTTTGGCGACCACTTCGCATCTGCGTGAGATTTCAGAGTTGGCGCatctcttctttctttgcTTTCagctcgacgccgaggaagtCGAGGACGATCAAGACAAGTTGCTCATGAGCGAGTTGGAAGACGCGATGGAAGAGTTCCTTCAGGACCAGGCACGCCGTAAGAAGGCTACCACGCGCATTCGCGTCTACTCCCTTCATGCTCGCTGTACTACtctttagggtttagggtttgtcGCGCCCTCCTGTTTCGGCGGCCACAAAAACCCATTTGCAGTACTTTCgtggacgcgcgcggcggggcgtcGGGCGCAACCATCGCGGGCGCCTTTGTTTGcattttctctcttcttttgctGGGTTTTTGATTTCTGTTCTTTAGGGCGGAAGGTCTGCGTGGATAGCACGTCACGGAAGTACCGACAGAGACAtccggaggagaagaagcgtgACGACTCCTCAGACGAACAAGAGGCGCACAGACGCGTCGAGtctgaagacgacgagaaggaagactCCAACGAGATCCGAGAAATATTCAAGCCCCTGGGTAGGCTTCCGAGGGCGGGCGATGCGTCAAGCGTCGCCTTGCCGcgttcttcctctccgcagTTCGGTCTCtagagcgaaggcgcgggcgccgcggcgcacgcgaggaTCCGCTCCGCCTGTCGCGTGCTGCTAGGGGACTTTCTCTAAGAACTCGATGGCGGGCGGGTTGCGCAGCACTTCACCTTTTTTTTCGAGGCTATTCGGGTTGGAGAAGAGCCGTGTCTGAGAATCCAAAAAATATATTCCACAAATATATTTATTtgcatttatatatatttatattgTTATCCTTGAATGTGCCGGCCGACTCTGTGCTGCGTGTAAGTCTAGAAGTGAGGTGCGTGTAGGAGTTCTGAGGAGTGGCGAACAGGGTTGTAGGCTCTCCGGTGCATCTATGAACCTAGCTACATGCGTAGTACTTCACATATCTCTATCCATctctatctatgtatatttgTTTATTTGCTTCCAGACAGCGCCGAAATTTCGCGGATTCAAGAGCTTGCCGCTCGCCAGcaagcggaagacgaggaggccgaaaAAGACGGTGGAAAGAAGCGACAGGAATTCGATTTCCTCGACCTGAACGACTACGAAAAGCGCGCGGGGGAGCGACGCTGGTGCGTGGGTGTTTTCTTTGTCGGCCCCGCGGCTCGAGTCTTCATCGGCGACTA containing:
- a CDS encoding uncharacterized protein (encoded by transcript BESB_032500), whose translation is MREQLHEGGEDDDEEDEEASDVFPALSSEKVEAVRPVTGAQQRELEKKFDRVFEEYNDEFIGELDAEEVEDDQDKLLMSELEDAMEEFLQDQARRRKVCVDSTSRKYRQRHPEEKKRDDSSDEQEAHRRVESEDDEKEDSNEIREIFKPLDSAEISRIQELAARQQAEDEEAEKDGGKKRQEFDFLDLNDYEKRAGERRWDCETVLTTKSVSSFVPTKIALPPTHILKHQVRQLREGKGANLQTLGLPRRDAPKPENTAEASLASGLSPLREGDGSEEEGAQAADDFVDLPHEGLNEACIVTLRPKGETPEERRERKKAVKEAQRMVRVVKKQNKQLRKEEEKKMAARNAKSNAYDVKDGVRRVRL